The following proteins are encoded in a genomic region of Drosophila miranda strain MSH22 chromosome 4, D.miranda_PacBio2.1, whole genome shotgun sequence:
- the LOC108162660 gene encoding uncharacterized protein LOC108162660 isoform X6: MCHWNYGKLLISIEWVDEVCRHWFYSRAAVPIARHGHRSPTRRMRSKQRMSLPSYVCECLRTNGRLGADQVGSPVYARSCSGTMVLWNLGTVCRSMHYPRVEVGPQNPMRIERDHVAKLECRVDAKPMVSNVRWSRNGQYVSATPVHTIYRVNRHHAGKYTCSADNGLGKTGEKDIVLDVLYPPIVVIESKTHEAEEGETVLVRCNVTANPPPITIEWLKEGAPDFRYTGELLTLVSVRAEHAGNYICRSVNIMQPFNTKRVEGVGNSTVALLVRHRPGQAYITPNKPVVHVGNGVTLTCSANPPGWPVPQYRWFRDMDGDVGNTQKILAQGPQYSIPKAHLGSEGKYHCHAVNELGNGKIATITLEVHQPPQFLAKLQQHMTRRVGDVDYAVTCSAKGKPTPQIRWIKDGTEILPTRKMFDIRTTPTDAGGGVVAVQSILRFRGKARPNGNQLLPSDRGLYTCLYENDVNSANSSMHLRIEHEPIIIHQYNKVAYDMRESAEVVCRVQAYPKPEFQWQFGNNPSPLTMSSDGHYEISTRMENNDIYTSILRIAHLQHSDYGEYICRAVNPLDSIRAPIKLQPKGQPEKPTNLKVLEVAHNYAVLAWQPGFNGGFMSTKYLVSYRRVATPREQMLADCSGNGYIPSYQVSSSSSSVGAHEWIEFNCFRENPCKLAPLDQHQSYMFKVYALNSKGTSGYSNEVLATTKVSKIPPPLHVSYDPNSHVLGINVAATCLSLIAVVESLVTREATVPMWEIVETLTLLPSGRETTFKEAVINHMARTAHYTTATSSGRNGAHLGEDRTMALAETAGPGPVVRVKLCLRSNHEHCGAYANAEIGKSYIPNDSSITTSALVAIVIASLSFLVFLALLYAFCRCRRTHAAKKQAAGGTATATTTATTTGPGAKEYDLDDTPTSGTDPQQTQQQQQQPPNLPPPPPYYPSGTLDSKQDGSGGGMELTLTALHDPDEQLNMQQQQQQQQQNEALHSGLYHQPQAKAMLGLYGGGGGGGGGGGGSQHSNGYGYHVTSAIGVDGDSYQVMPSSAAAAAAAAGHGAGEWSSNNSNENNYSNARDLSQEALWRLQLVAAQQSQQIYVERPPSAFSGLVDYSGYPSHIQTVTSSLSQQNFGQSVGGAGGAGASGTQPLAPHEMLQAAQRYGTLRKSGKQPPLPPLRKDLQQQQQQQKPQQQQLADIIQDLAN, from the exons ATTACCCTCGAGTGGAGGTGGGACCCCAGAACCCCATGCGGATTGAACGCGATCATGTTGCCAAACTCGAGTGCCGTGTGGACGCCAAGCCGATGGTCAGCAATGTCCGATGGTCACGCAACGGGCAGTATGTGAGTGCCACGCCCGTGCATACGATCTATCGTGTGAATCGACATCATGCCGGAAAGTACACCTGCAGCGCGGACAACGGCCTGGGCAAGACGGGGGAGAAGGACATCGTCCTGGATGTGCTCTATCCGCCAATTGTGGTCATCGAATCGAAGACGCACGAGGCCGAGGAGGGGGAGACAGTGCTGGTGCGTTGCAATGTGACCGCCAACCCGCCTCCGATTACCATCGAATGGCTGAAGGAGGGTGCCCCCGATTTCCGCTACACCGGAGAGCTCCTGACACTCGTCTCGGTGCGGGCGGAGCATGCGGGAAACTACATCTGTCGCTCGGTGAATATCATGCAGCCGTTCAACACGAAGCGTGTCGAGGGCGTGGGCAACTCCACGGTGGCTCTGCTGGTCCGTCACCGGCCCGGACAGGCGTACATTACGCCCAACAAGCCCGTGGTCCACGTGGGCAATGGTGTGACGCTCACCTGCTCGGCCAATCCCCCCGGCTGGCCTGTGCCGCAGTACCGCTGGTTCCGCGACATGGACGGCGATGTGGGCAACACCCAGAAGATTCTCGCCCAGGGACCCCAGTACTCCATACCCAAGGCGCACCTGGGCAGCGAGGGAAAGTACCATTGCCATGCGGTGAATGAGTTGGGCAACGGAAAGATTGCCACCATCACACTGGAGGTCCATCAGCCGCCCCAGTTCCTGGCGAAGCTGCAGCAGCACATGACTCGACGCGTGGGGGACGTGGACTATGCGGTGACGTGCAGTGCAAAGGGCAAGCCCACGCCGCAGATCCGTTGGATCAAGGACGGCACCGAAATTCTGCCCACCCGAAAGATGTTCGACATACGGACCACTCCGACGGACGCTGGCGGTGGAGTCGTTGCCGTCCAGAGCATCCTGCGGTTCAGGGGCAAGGCCCGACCCAACGGGAATCAGCTGTTGCCCAGCGATCGCGGCCTTTACACGTGCCTGTACGAGAACGACGTGAACTCGGCCAACTCCTCGATGCATCTGCGGATCGAACACGAGCCCATCATCATCCATCAGTACAATAAAGTGGCCTATGATATGCGCGAGTCCGCCGAGGTCGTGTGCCGTGTCCAGGCCTATCCCAAGCCCGAATTTCAGTGGCAATTCGGCAACAATCCGTCGCCGTTGACCATGTCCTCGGACGGCCACTACGAGATTAGCACCAGGATGGAAAACAACGACATTTACACCTCCATTCTCCGGATTGCACACCTCCAGCACTCGGACTACGGCGAGTACATCTGTCGGGCTGTCAATCCGTTGGACAGCATTCGGGCGCCCATCAAACTGCAGCCCAAGGGACAGCCGGAAAAGCCCACGAATCTCAAGGTCCTGGAAGTGGCCCACAACTATGCGGTGCTCGCCTGGCAGCCGGGCTTCAATGGGGGCTTCATGAGCACCAAGTATCTGGTCAGCTATCGCCGCGTGGCCACGCCGCGGGAACAAATGCTGGCGGATTGTTCGGGCAACGGCTATATACCCAGCTATCAGGTGTCCTCGAGCTCCTCCAGTGTGGGGGCCCACGAGTGGATCGAGTTCAACTGCTTCCGCGAGAATCCCTGCAAGCTGGCGCCCCTCGATCAGCACCAGAGCTACATGTTCAAGGTCTACGCCCTGAACTCCAAGGGCACCTCGGGGTACTCCAATGAGGTCCTGGCCACCACGAAAGTCAGCAAAATACCGCCCCCACTGCATGTGAGCTACGATCCCAACTCCCATGTCCTGGGCATCAATGTGGCTGCCACTTGTCTGTCCCTCATTGCCGTTGTCGAGTCGCTGGTCACGCGGGAGGCCACCGTGCCCATGTGGGAGATTGTGGAGACCCTGACGCTGCTCCCGTCCGGCAGGGAGACGACTTTCAAGGAGGCTGTCATCAATCACATGGCTCGAACGGCGCACTACACCACGGCCACGTCTTCGGGCAGGAATGGGGCCCATCTGGGCGAGGATCGGACCATGGCACTGGCGGAAACagccggacccggacccgtgGTACGCGTGAAGCTGTGCCTCCGCTCGAACCACGAGCATTGCGGGGCCTATGCGAATGCAGAAA TTGGCAAATCCTACATACCCAATGATTCGTCCATCACCACCTCGGCGCTGGTGGCCATCGTCATTGCCTCGTTATCGTTTCTGGTGTTTTTGGCCTTGCTTTACGCCTTTTGCCGTTGTCGGCGCACGCATGCGGCCAAAAAGCAAGCAGCCGGAggcactgccacagccacaacgacaGCCACGACGACGGGGCCCGGGGCCAAGGAGTACGACCTGGATGATACCCCAACATCCGGCACTGACCCGCAGCAaacccaacagcagcagcagcagccaccgaATCTCCCCCCGCCACCACCGTATTATCCCAGTGGCACTTTGGACAGCAAGCAAGACGGCAGCGGTGGCGGCATGGAGCTGACCCTCACGGCCCTGCACGATCCTGACGAGCAGCTGAacatgcaacagcagcaacagcagcagcagcagaacgaAGCTCTCCACAGCGGACTGTACCATCAGCCGCAGGCCAAAGCCATGTTGGGACTCtacggcggcggtggcggcggcggtggaggcggaggcggcAGCCAGCACTCGAATGGCTATGGCTATCATGTGACAAGTGCCATTGGTGTGGATGGCGACAGCTATCAAGTGATGCCCTcatccgcagcagcagcagccgcagcggcaGGACACGGTGCAGGCGAGT GGTCGAGCAACAATTCGAATGAGAACAACTACAGTAATGCCAGGGATCTGTCGCAGGAGGCTCTGTGGCGGCTCCAATTGGTTGCGGCCCAGCAATCGCAGCAAATCTACGTGGAACGACCGCCATCGGCGTTCAGCGGTTTGGTGGACTACAGCGGCTATCCGTCGCACATTCAGACGGTCACCAGTTCGCTGAGTCAACAGAATTTCGGACAGTCGGTGGGGGGAGCGGGTGGAGCCGGTGCATCGGGCACACAGCCCCTGGCACCGCACGAAATGCTGCAGGCGGCCCAGCGGTATGGCACGCTGAGGAAGTCGGGAAAACAGCCACCCCTGCCGCCGCTGCGCAAGGatctgcagcaacagcagcagcaacagaagccgcaacagcagcaattAG